A window of Clostridiaceae bacterium contains these coding sequences:
- a CDS encoding response regulator, whose product MINVMIVDDEVDILYGAQMIIDWNKLGFNLCGLCNNSYEALEVFRRNLPDIVITDIRMPDIDGLTLAKLIKQECNDTKVIILSGYDDFNYAKTAISIGVSGYLLKPLDEIELSILLNKLKEEITLQKVSTHTDIKVDNALNHKIISQLLSSNTLDSKQIKNLRLKRVQLIIAKPDTPFLIGVIENSKFEEDFKQLSIYLRNETTIYYEQLFEETAIFVIEPSDNFTITREKLELSRISSTFSLAISPIITDIKTLRDVYVNIRTALDIDILFGLPGGIYNYRTMPLNMAKPPLYEFDFDKCKEELFKAMLSMDSTDVRKLFSYFLNIIRKNREHISAEMARMFWERLTLYAREILKQTFQAHTDILEDFDFGCDLMKHFPSMQQISEHLYTIISNTLNSIYEASWKNMNITVRQIMLYIRMNACNDISLKKVAEKFYLNQSYLSRIFREKTGTTFWTYVTEMRLEKAKEMLKNEYLSLYEIAHQCGFNNVKRLHAVFKKYLGCTPGEYRKQVAYNDTRN is encoded by the coding sequence ATGATAAATGTAATGATTGTTGATGATGAAGTAGATATATTATACGGTGCTCAGATGATTATAGATTGGAATAAATTAGGTTTTAATTTATGTGGATTATGCAATAATAGCTATGAAGCATTAGAGGTGTTTAGAAGAAACCTGCCGGATATAGTAATTACAGATATACGTATGCCTGATATTGATGGATTGACTTTAGCTAAGCTTATCAAGCAGGAGTGTAATGATACAAAAGTTATTATATTAAGTGGATATGATGATTTTAATTATGCTAAAACTGCTATTAGCATTGGAGTTTCAGGATACCTGCTTAAACCGTTAGACGAAATAGAGTTATCAATTCTTCTAAACAAACTAAAAGAAGAAATAACACTTCAAAAAGTGTCTACACATACAGACATTAAAGTAGATAATGCACTCAATCATAAAATTATTAGTCAGTTATTATCAAGTAATACACTAGATAGTAAACAAATCAAAAATCTCAGATTAAAAAGAGTCCAGCTAATAATTGCGAAACCTGATACACCATTTTTAATTGGAGTGATTGAAAACAGCAAGTTTGAAGAAGATTTTAAACAATTGAGTATTTATCTAAGAAATGAAACTACTATCTATTATGAACAATTATTTGAGGAAACAGCTATATTTGTTATTGAACCTTCCGATAATTTTACAATTACAAGAGAAAAACTTGAGCTTTCTCGCATCAGCAGTACATTTTCACTAGCTATATCTCCTATAATTACTGATATTAAAACATTGAGAGATGTATATGTTAATATTCGTACAGCATTAGATATAGACATATTATTTGGTTTACCTGGTGGAATTTATAATTATAGAACCATGCCTTTAAATATGGCAAAACCGCCTTTATACGAATTTGATTTTGACAAATGCAAGGAAGAGCTTTTTAAAGCAATGCTCTCTATGGATAGTACAGATGTTCGTAAATTGTTCTCGTATTTTTTGAATATTATACGAAAAAATAGAGAGCATATATCAGCAGAGATGGCACGTATGTTTTGGGAAAGACTTACTTTATACGCTAGAGAAATACTAAAACAAACATTTCAGGCACATACTGATATCCTTGAAGATTTTGATTTTGGCTGTGATTTAATGAAGCATTTTCCATCTATGCAGCAAATTTCAGAACATCTATACACGATTATATCTAACACTCTAAATTCGATTTACGAAGCTTCTTGGAAAAACATGAATATAACTGTACGGCAGATCATGCTTTATATAAGAATGAATGCTTGTAATGATATTAGTTTAAAAAAAGTTGCTGAAAAATTTTATCTTAATCAAAGTTATTTGAGCCGGATTTTTCGGGAAAAAACAGGAACTACATTTTGGACTTATGTTACAGAAATGCGTTTAGAGAAGGCAAAAGAAATGTTAAAAAATGAATATTTATCATTATATGAAATTGCACATCAATGCGGATTTAACAATGTTAAGAGATTACATGCAGTTTTTAAAAAGTACCTAGGATGTACACCTGGAGAATATCGTAAACAGGTTGCTTATAATGATACCAGAAATTAA
- a CDS encoding sensor histidine kinase, giving the protein MKKSIEAQEKTIQLVSNELNAKIETCYKLALRLKEEDKIVNYVNTDFSQLDEETANSIRTNAALSLFSNIISSNNLFRSSCLIKNNNEYVIQNPYDYAIDSSFIEQVLPVVSINRNTRIITLEKDGKSYYCLYTPVYQRNSRVYSHLLILINDRFISNIILKYKRKDDSFIIVDDKERYVYYSDYRIPDKPGFDVSITVPSRIDIYRNSDKLVLATHLNKIGWSISLQIPNNIVFEELYRSITTTAIIIIIALVLVFIINYLVVDNFNKRIHGVVSAMERIKAGELNYRYEGKGTDEISQIGYNLNNMVDTLNSLVYNVSKAQLKAKEAQLYAIQRQINPHFLYNTLETIRMVALYNKDPQAARIAKSLADLFRYNLGKEGQIVSIEKELDYTLKYIDIQKVRYKEKFTLEIDIDPLVLNYSIPHMVLQPIIENAMFHGVEPSTNPTTVLRLIGRMEGQTIYIQIQDEGVGMNSETLQDIRKSLNSEYSIEEPSKHLGIVNVNERMKLFFNIDEPINIDSICGKGTTVTLRFPAIRYAEE; this is encoded by the coding sequence ATGAAGAAATCTATAGAAGCCCAGGAGAAAACCATACAATTAGTTAGCAATGAACTCAACGCTAAAATTGAAACTTGTTATAAATTAGCATTGAGATTGAAGGAAGAGGATAAGATTGTAAATTATGTTAATACAGATTTTTCTCAACTTGATGAAGAGACTGCTAATTCTATTAGAACAAATGCTGCTTTATCCTTATTTTCTAATATTATTTCTTCAAATAATCTATTTAGAAGTAGTTGTCTTATAAAAAATAATAATGAATATGTTATTCAAAATCCATATGATTACGCTATAGATAGCTCTTTTATTGAACAAGTACTACCTGTTGTAAGCATTAACCGCAATACGAGGATTATTACATTAGAAAAAGATGGAAAATCATATTATTGTCTTTATACACCTGTATACCAGAGAAACAGCAGGGTCTATTCCCATTTATTGATTCTTATTAACGATCGTTTTATTTCAAATATTATCCTAAAATATAAGAGAAAAGATGATTCATTCATAATTGTTGACGACAAGGAGCGATATGTCTATTATTCGGATTATAGAATTCCTGATAAGCCAGGATTTGATGTATCAATTACTGTACCTTCTCGAATTGATATATATCGGAATTCGGATAAATTAGTGCTGGCCACACACCTTAATAAAATAGGTTGGTCTATTTCCTTACAAATACCTAATAATATAGTTTTTGAAGAGCTTTACAGAAGTATTACAACGACTGCCATAATTATTATAATTGCATTAGTACTTGTATTCATCATTAACTATCTAGTCGTAGATAATTTTAACAAACGTATTCATGGAGTTGTTTCTGCAATGGAACGTATAAAAGCCGGAGAATTAAACTATCGGTACGAGGGAAAAGGAACTGATGAAATTAGTCAGATTGGCTATAATCTTAATAACATGGTCGATACGCTTAATTCTTTGGTCTATAACGTATCTAAAGCACAGCTTAAAGCTAAGGAAGCTCAACTTTACGCTATACAGCGTCAAATAAATCCACATTTTTTATATAACACTTTGGAAACTATTCGAATGGTGGCATTATACAACAAGGATCCACAAGCTGCACGAATTGCAAAATCACTGGCAGATCTTTTTAGGTATAATCTTGGCAAAGAAGGACAGATTGTTTCTATTGAGAAGGAACTTGATTATACACTAAAATATATAGATATTCAAAAAGTCCGATACAAGGAAAAATTTACTCTTGAAATAGATATAGACCCGTTGGTGTTAAATTATTCCATACCACATATGGTATTACAGCCAATTATTGAAAATGCAATGTTTCATGGCGTTGAGCCATCAACCAATCCAACTACTGTGCTACGTTTAATTGGGCGTATGGAAGGCCAGACAATTTATATTCAAATTCAGGATGAAGGAGTAGGTATGAATTCTGAGACACTTCAAGATATTCGAAAGAGTTTAAATAGCGAATATAGTATTGAAGAGCCGAGTAAACATTTAGGTATTGTAAATGTTAATGAAAGAATGAAGCTCTTTTTTAATATTGATGAACCTATTAATATAGACAGCATATGTGGTAAAGGTACCACTGTAACCTTACGATTTCCAGCCATAAGATATGCTGAGGAATAA